A single genomic interval of Fibrobacter sp. UWB4 harbors:
- a CDS encoding proline--tRNA ligase, with the protein MKLSKYFYVTLRETPSDATMPSHIFLMRGGYIKPVSTGIYSMMPMGFRVIQKIVNIIREEMNKIGGIEVDLPVVQTAELWSESGRYQAIGEELLRFKDRNNHNMVLAMTHEEAMTDLVRYVLNSYKQLPVMLYQFKTKYRDEARARGGLIRVREFLMKDAYSFHTSQEDLDRHYQEEYDAYLRIYRRVGIEPVVVQSDTGIMGGKVAHEFMLDTPNGEDYLILCKKCGYQANREIAKFQRVPFKGDENAALEKVETPHCASIEDLTKFLNVPAESTAKCVFFDFEGKLITVVVPGNLDVSEIKLHNLLKAKELYPAEDSLIKACGMVPGFASPINSHDTRIIVDEAIADSFDLVTGANEEGFHFKHCNPKRDFPKFEVADIAEASEVCKCPCCGELLTETRGIEMGNIFKLGTKFSESMGAKFLTAEKTTAPAIMGCYGIGVGRLMASVVENSHDDFGPIWPKSIAPFQVEIVPIGKEAELMELAEKFEKELEAAGIDVLVDDRDERPGVKFKDADLWGSPVRIAIGKKGLANGEVEWKFRNEKQFTMVKVEDVIAKAKAYFAE; encoded by the coding sequence ATGAAACTCTCCAAGTATTTTTACGTCACGCTCCGCGAAACGCCGAGCGATGCCACCATGCCCTCCCACATCTTCCTCATGCGCGGCGGTTACATCAAGCCTGTTTCTACCGGTATCTATTCCATGATGCCGATGGGTTTCCGCGTTATCCAGAAGATCGTGAACATCATCCGCGAAGAAATGAACAAGATTGGCGGTATCGAAGTGGACCTGCCGGTGGTGCAGACCGCTGAACTCTGGAGCGAATCTGGCCGTTACCAGGCCATTGGCGAAGAACTCCTCCGCTTCAAGGACCGCAACAACCACAACATGGTGCTCGCCATGACGCACGAAGAAGCCATGACCGACCTCGTGCGCTACGTGCTCAACAGCTACAAGCAGCTCCCGGTGATGCTCTACCAGTTCAAGACCAAGTACCGTGACGAAGCCCGTGCCCGCGGCGGTCTTATCCGCGTTCGCGAATTCTTGATGAAGGATGCTTACAGTTTCCACACCAGCCAGGAAGACCTCGACCGTCACTACCAGGAAGAATACGATGCCTACCTCCGCATCTATCGTCGCGTGGGCATTGAACCGGTGGTGGTACAGAGCGATACGGGTATCATGGGTGGTAAGGTTGCTCACGAATTCATGCTCGACACTCCGAACGGCGAAGACTACCTGATTCTCTGCAAGAAGTGCGGCTACCAGGCCAACCGCGAAATCGCTAAGTTCCAGCGCGTTCCGTTCAAGGGCGACGAAAATGCAGCTCTCGAAAAGGTCGAAACTCCGCACTGCGCAAGCATCGAAGATCTCACCAAGTTCCTGAACGTTCCGGCTGAATCGACCGCCAAGTGCGTGTTCTTCGACTTCGAAGGCAAGCTCATCACGGTCGTTGTTCCGGGGAACCTCGACGTTTCCGAAATCAAGCTCCACAACCTGCTGAAGGCCAAGGAACTCTATCCGGCCGAAGACAGCCTGATTAAGGCTTGCGGCATGGTTCCGGGCTTTGCCTCTCCGATCAATTCTCACGACACGCGCATCATCGTCGATGAAGCGATTGCCGATTCCTTCGACCTCGTCACCGGCGCAAACGAAGAGGGCTTCCACTTCAAGCATTGCAACCCGAAGCGCGACTTCCCGAAGTTCGAAGTGGCCGACATTGCAGAAGCTTCCGAAGTCTGCAAGTGCCCCTGCTGCGGCGAACTCCTCACAGAAACTCGCGGCATCGAAATGGGCAATATCTTCAAGCTTGGCACCAAGTTCTCTGAATCCATGGGCGCCAAGTTCCTCACTGCTGAAAAGACGACCGCACCGGCCATCATGGGCTGCTACGGCATCGGCGTGGGCCGCTTGATGGCTTCCGTCGTCGAAAACAGCCACGATGACTTCGGCCCGATCTGGCCCAAGTCCATCGCTCCGTTCCAGGTGGAAATCGTCCCGATCGGCAAGGAAGCCGAACTCATGGAACTCGCCGAGAAGTTCGAAAAGGAACTCGAAGCCGCCGGCATCGACGTGCTCGTGGACGACCGCGACGAACGTCCGGGCGTGAAGTTCAAGGACGCCGACCTGTGGGGTTCTCCGGTGCGTATCGCCATCGGCAAGAAGGGCCTTGCGAATGGTGAAGTTGAATGGAAGTTCCGCAACGAAAAGCAGTTCACCATGGTCAAGGTCGAAGACGTCATCGCCAAAGCCAAGGCTTATTTCGCTGAGTAA
- a CDS encoding PAS domain-containing protein — translation MTNSIDWSVGWCYVCTVLLLLLIVTILLLLDYWKRQRLYTLFAGNLGEFIVVLSDKFEFISSLPQFMSDPLFDNLSKDRLFRDILPPKDWARLKLYIDDIDKHPEMPFMFSYKRDDGTMLWFEMRCQHQRLSMDESRYICLIKNISNTVENQHRLDEAETKLKSLLRNTGDFLWKFDFESRQLFLLTPMMDDDYRDVPRSGGVVDIESLMPEDDFKLLERVMNECMMKAGGEAAYDDKGHLLDEQSQLNRLANENARFGTLKIRCWNSEKNLVWYDFRGHLAPDDEDRIVMMGSARRVETSPEIPFLMKSGVEESLINSLFNFPNIGIFWVDRNFTILGCNNAFATDSGFAKTDEVVNQSLKDVISVKYLPYYDSMIKDVFDNGSPKSWKGKFDDSDLICAINVVPMLKSLLKSGYTVSRVLCVYMRISG, via the coding sequence ATGACGAACTCTATAGACTGGTCTGTGGGCTGGTGCTATGTATGCACCGTGCTCTTGCTTTTATTGATTGTCACCATTTTGCTGTTGCTCGACTACTGGAAGAGGCAAAGGCTTTATACGCTTTTTGCGGGCAACCTCGGTGAGTTCATCGTCGTACTTTCCGACAAGTTTGAATTTATCAGTTCGCTTCCGCAGTTCATGTCGGACCCGCTCTTTGACAACTTGAGCAAGGACCGCCTGTTTCGAGATATTCTGCCGCCCAAAGACTGGGCTCGTCTCAAACTTTACATTGACGATATCGACAAGCACCCCGAAATGCCGTTTATGTTCTCGTACAAGCGCGACGACGGCACCATGCTCTGGTTCGAAATGCGATGCCAGCACCAGCGTCTTTCGATGGACGAATCTCGTTACATCTGCTTGATCAAGAATATCTCGAACACCGTCGAAAACCAGCACCGTCTAGACGAAGCCGAAACAAAGCTGAAATCGCTCTTGCGTAACACAGGCGACTTCCTGTGGAAATTCGATTTCGAAAGCCGCCAGCTCTTTTTGCTTACACCGATGATGGACGACGACTACCGCGACGTGCCTCGCTCTGGCGGTGTTGTCGATATTGAATCGCTCATGCCTGAAGACGACTTCAAGTTGCTCGAACGCGTGATGAATGAATGCATGATGAAAGCCGGTGGCGAAGCCGCCTATGACGACAAAGGCCACTTGCTCGATGAACAGAGCCAGCTCAATCGCCTCGCCAATGAAAACGCACGTTTCGGAACGCTCAAGATTCGTTGCTGGAACAGCGAAAAGAACCTCGTGTGGTACGACTTCCGTGGGCACCTCGCCCCCGATGACGAAGACCGCATTGTGATGATGGGTTCTGCCCGCCGTGTTGAAACATCCCCAGAAATTCCGTTCCTCATGAAGAGCGGTGTTGAAGAATCTCTGATAAATTCACTTTTCAATTTCCCGAACATCGGTATTTTCTGGGTGGATCGCAACTTCACCATTCTCGGATGCAACAACGCCTTCGCCACAGATTCAGGCTTTGCCAAAACGGACGAAGTCGTCAATCAATCTTTGAAAGATGTCATCTCCGTCAAGTACCTCCCCTATTACGATTCCATGATCAAGGACGTGTTTGATAACGGCTCGCCCAAAAGCTGGAAGGGCAAATTTGACGATAGCGATCTGATTTGCGCCATCAACGTAGTGCCGATGCTCAAGTCGCTCCTCAAGTCCGGCTATACCGTGAGCCGCGTACTATGCGTCTACATGCGAATCTCGGGATAA
- a CDS encoding glycosyl transferase: MATKTVKKSAAKKAPAKTAKAAAPKYGYFDDAAKEYVLTTPATPIKWCNYVGTLNFGGIVDTTGGTLVCKGDPALNRITKYIAQMPCSDFKASTIYIRIKDGKSYKIFSPFYVPTLTKMDKWECHVGLSYMRWIAEAFGLRVQVTIFVPTGSNTLLQDIQVTNIAGGSKEVDIIPVYEFSHFEAEKQLTNADWVPQTMTLKGHWEKDGHVVLEQYAYMKRDYAVNYVTADCKVGSFDGDRRVFLGQNEMGSWANPLSLQNKELANSECDRGDNIAALMIHAGKIAAKKTFRTCTQLGQEQSLKVAAKAIKKYRDLKNVDKAFEELAKFWENYLSTIQVKTPDASFNTMVNVHNPRQCHTTKNWSRYLSLYQLGYGTSRGIGYRDSTQDLMGVMSHMPEEALVLTKNLISVQRPEGNAMHQYAPLALAEDTGNEANAGDSREKAGVLDANGNPMYADWYGDDHLWIVLTVATYLKETGKMDLLNEEIPFYVAGKKHAERPTGTVLEHLKRALKFTREHLGQHNLPLLGFADWNDCMNLPLGAESTFNTALYAKALLEMMGIEEALGDKEAVEMYKGWYEDVKKAFNDSAWDGKWWTRWFDKDGNGYGVSSAKYGKIYCNGQSWPVIAGIAFGDRAVQGMDSLNKLLNTKYGVKSSTPGYRGFEPAVGGISTYPPGAKENGGIFLHTNPWVMIAETILGRGDNAFQYYNQINPASKNGILDVFESEPYCYPQNILGDEHKQFGMGRNAWLSGTSTWTYQAATQFILGIRASFNGLVVDPCIPSAWNGFEATRKFRGATYQITVKNPDHVCKGVAKMVVDGQEIDSNVAPIFTKGVHKVEVVLG; this comes from the coding sequence ATGGCTACAAAAACAGTGAAGAAGAGCGCTGCAAAGAAGGCCCCGGCAAAGACCGCTAAGGCCGCTGCCCCGAAGTATGGCTACTTTGATGACGCTGCAAAAGAATACGTGCTCACCACCCCGGCAACCCCGATCAAGTGGTGCAACTACGTCGGTACTCTTAACTTCGGCGGTATCGTCGATACGACCGGCGGCACTCTCGTTTGCAAAGGCGACCCGGCTCTCAACCGTATCACCAAGTACATTGCACAGATGCCGTGCTCTGACTTCAAGGCCAGCACTATCTACATCCGTATCAAGGATGGCAAGAGCTACAAGATTTTCTCCCCGTTCTACGTTCCGACTTTGACCAAGATGGACAAGTGGGAATGCCACGTGGGTCTTTCCTACATGCGTTGGATTGCCGAAGCTTTCGGTCTCCGCGTTCAGGTCACGATTTTCGTCCCGACGGGCTCCAACACTCTCCTCCAGGACATCCAGGTGACGAACATCGCCGGTGGTTCCAAGGAAGTGGACATCATCCCGGTTTATGAATTCAGCCACTTCGAAGCTGAAAAGCAGCTCACGAACGCCGACTGGGTTCCGCAGACCATGACCCTCAAGGGCCACTGGGAAAAGGACGGCCACGTCGTTTTGGAACAGTACGCTTACATGAAGCGTGACTACGCCGTGAACTACGTTACTGCTGACTGCAAGGTTGGTTCCTTCGATGGTGACCGCCGCGTATTCCTCGGCCAGAACGAAATGGGTTCCTGGGCAAATCCGCTCAGCCTCCAGAACAAGGAACTTGCTAACAGCGAATGCGACCGTGGCGACAACATTGCTGCTCTCATGATCCACGCTGGCAAGATCGCAGCCAAGAAGACTTTCCGTACCTGCACCCAGCTCGGTCAGGAACAGAGCCTCAAGGTTGCAGCCAAGGCTATCAAGAAGTACCGCGATCTCAAGAACGTGGACAAGGCTTTCGAAGAACTCGCAAAGTTCTGGGAAAACTACCTCTCCACGATCCAGGTCAAGACCCCGGATGCTTCCTTCAACACGATGGTGAACGTACACAACCCGCGTCAGTGCCACACCACTAAGAACTGGAGCCGCTACCTGTCCCTCTATCAGTTGGGCTACGGCACCAGCCGCGGTATCGGTTACCGTGACTCTACTCAGGACCTTATGGGCGTCATGAGCCACATGCCTGAAGAAGCTCTCGTTCTCACCAAGAACCTCATCTCCGTGCAGCGTCCGGAAGGTAACGCTATGCACCAGTACGCTCCGCTCGCCCTTGCTGAAGACACGGGTAACGAAGCTAACGCCGGTGACTCCCGCGAAAAGGCTGGCGTTCTCGACGCTAACGGCAATCCGATGTATGCCGACTGGTACGGCGATGACCACCTCTGGATCGTCCTCACAGTCGCTACCTACCTCAAGGAAACCGGCAAGATGGACCTCCTCAACGAAGAAATTCCATTCTACGTTGCAGGCAAGAAGCATGCTGAACGTCCGACTGGCACGGTCCTCGAACACTTGAAGCGCGCTCTCAAGTTCACTCGCGAACACCTCGGTCAGCACAACCTCCCGCTCCTTGGCTTTGCCGACTGGAACGACTGCATGAACCTCCCGCTCGGTGCAGAATCTACGTTCAACACTGCTTTGTACGCAAAGGCTTTGCTCGAAATGATGGGCATTGAAGAAGCTCTCGGCGACAAGGAAGCCGTTGAAATGTACAAGGGCTGGTATGAAGATGTCAAGAAGGCATTCAACGACAGCGCTTGGGACGGCAAGTGGTGGACTCGTTGGTTCGACAAGGACGGCAACGGCTACGGCGTTTCCTCTGCCAAGTACGGCAAGATTTACTGCAACGGCCAGTCTTGGCCGGTCATCGCTGGCATCGCTTTCGGCGACCGCGCAGTGCAGGGCATGGACAGCTTGAACAAGCTCCTCAACACCAAGTACGGTGTGAAGAGCTCTACTCCGGGTTACCGTGGCTTTGAACCGGCTGTCGGTGGCATCTCCACCTATCCTCCTGGAGCAAAGGAAAACGGCGGTATCTTCCTCCACACGAACCCGTGGGTGATGATTGCCGAAACGATCCTCGGCCGTGGCGACAACGCATTCCAGTACTACAACCAGATCAACCCGGCTTCCAAGAACGGCATCCTCGACGTGTTCGAATCTGAACCGTACTGCTATCCGCAGAACATCCTCGGTGACGAACACAAGCAGTTCGGTATGGGCCGTAACGCATGGCTCTCCGGTACTTCTACTTGGACTTACCAGGCTGCAACGCAGTTCATCCTCGGTATCCGCGCAAGCTTCAACGGTCTCGTTGTCGATCCTTGCATCCCGAGCGCATGGAATGGCTTCGAAGCTACCCGTAAGTTCCGTGGTGCAACTTACCAGATCACTGTGAAGAACCCGGATCACGTCTGCAAGGGCGTCGCAAAGATGGTTGTTGACGGTCAGGAAATCGATTCCAACGTCGCTCCGATCTTTACGAAGGGTGTGCACAAGGTTGAGGTTGTTTTAGGATAA
- a CDS encoding PadR family transcriptional regulator — protein sequence MNRYDLVLLGLILEHERSGYDIITEIRDRELDRWAKISTSTVYNRLITLEKNECIVGHSERDGNRPERMVFNITDKGKEVLRKEVLKHLTGFNDDPRTLGFAFLYGADNKEVIRTLEVHERRLVQEIENLEKMIAEEPRPTLYPEGPFLNCMSRDHILVELKYVRAAIGILRDPVRSKKLGGYFYINFGNRDFEKFDE from the coding sequence ATGAACCGTTACGATCTAGTATTGCTCGGCCTCATTCTGGAACATGAGCGCAGTGGTTACGACATCATCACGGAAATTCGTGATAGGGAACTCGACCGCTGGGCTAAGATTAGCACGTCTACAGTCTATAACAGGCTGATTACGCTCGAAAAGAACGAATGCATCGTAGGTCATTCCGAACGCGATGGAAACCGCCCGGAACGCATGGTGTTCAACATCACCGATAAGGGCAAGGAAGTTCTTCGCAAGGAAGTCCTCAAGCATTTGACGGGCTTTAACGACGATCCGCGTACGCTTGGTTTTGCATTCCTCTACGGTGCCGACAACAAGGAAGTTATCCGAACGCTCGAGGTGCATGAACGTAGACTGGTTCAGGAAATCGAAAATCTCGAAAAGATGATTGCCGAAGAACCGCGCCCGACCCTTTATCCCGAAGGCCCGTTCCTCAACTGCATGAGCCGTGACCACATCCTTGTGGAACTCAAGTACGTGCGTGCCGCCATCGGCATTTTGCGCGACCCGGTCCGCAGCAAGAAACTCGGCGGATACTTCTACATCAATTTCGGTAACCGCGATTTCGAAAAGTTTGATGAGTAG
- a CDS encoding ATP-binding protein, whose protein sequence is MRFAPLILVIYLIIEAFATFQKEDKSAVTVRNRDYIKDITLAMAYKLDNIFTNSLKSIESLARLSSNNLENGQMSSVFLAELEKIVQFDHLRFTDSSGMAQLTSGKQVFAGNKKYFTDGMTGNSGIYIVMPSQKEIANIVFYAPVLVNDKIAGVLASSFDENTIRRLLDYKVYGAHASAGIVNTEGKSFLPLESMVVPQNVTQGIPKDNFKNFLSTSKFDEENRNNIINAYKTLTPSSYKYDGNTDEIHGYIAPLHTVPLSVYSNFPIEAAKSLYSMGIKAGRTLQFLLIFIFVGYIVYLLIIQFFIRRSDSRENRLASYIAKAENAIAKAMIYVDAENGTFEDLSVMPMPFPKTGKLENLEQGFIRCNDDLQNGEEFKSFFENVIKERKVLAHIPSVVFCSPQPNGTKEFITMVYIPVEVKSDLVYKGIILFRNITAEKSKEIEANKKLTQALAAARDASKAKTTFLFNMSHDIRTPMNAVTGFTAMAKKHIDEPEMIKRYLEKIDVASHQLLSLVNQVLEMSRIESGKILLNNQKCDLESIIMALSTTYGSHAETKGITFVATVANIEHRYVFIDSDRINQIAANIIGNAIKYTKEDGSITCTLNEHPCEREGYGNYTLTVEDSGIGISSDFLNHIFDEFARENSTTVSHIQGTGLGMTIVKKLTDIMGGTISIESEKGHGTKISVTIPMKWCNEDKPVVIDQKKVETIPLKGMKVLLVEDNEMNREIAEELLMEKGIIVDCAEDGDIAVEKIRKSAPGEYELVLMDVQMPRMNGYEATKQIRLLKDPKKSRIPIIAMTANAFEEDRKNAFDAGMNGHLAKPIEVQKLIQTLTEFKQN, encoded by the coding sequence ATGAGGTTTGCACCCCTTATCCTCGTTATTTATTTGATTATCGAAGCTTTCGCCACATTCCAGAAAGAAGACAAAAGCGCAGTCACAGTACGCAACAGGGACTATATCAAGGATATCACCCTTGCTATGGCGTATAAGCTGGATAACATTTTTACAAACTCGCTCAAGTCGATAGAATCACTTGCCAGGCTCAGCTCTAATAATCTTGAGAACGGACAGATGAGTTCGGTATTTCTTGCAGAGCTTGAAAAGATAGTGCAGTTCGACCACCTACGGTTTACCGATTCAAGCGGTATGGCACAGCTGACTTCGGGAAAACAAGTCTTTGCCGGCAATAAAAAATACTTTACAGACGGCATGACGGGCAACAGCGGCATCTATATCGTAATGCCCTCGCAAAAAGAAATCGCAAATATCGTCTTTTATGCGCCAGTCCTGGTCAACGATAAAATTGCAGGCGTCCTCGCCTCGTCGTTTGACGAAAACACGATCAGGCGATTACTGGATTACAAGGTTTACGGGGCGCATGCGTCTGCGGGAATTGTAAATACCGAGGGCAAAAGCTTCTTGCCTCTGGAGTCCATGGTCGTCCCGCAAAACGTAACCCAGGGAATCCCGAAAGACAATTTCAAAAATTTTCTAAGCACATCAAAGTTTGACGAAGAAAATAGGAACAACATAATTAACGCGTACAAGACGCTTACTCCGTCTAGCTACAAGTACGATGGCAATACAGATGAAATCCACGGGTATATCGCCCCACTCCACACCGTCCCTCTAAGCGTTTATTCAAACTTCCCTATCGAAGCTGCCAAAAGCCTTTATTCCATGGGCATAAAAGCAGGCCGCACATTGCAATTCCTGCTCATCTTCATTTTCGTCGGCTACATCGTTTATCTTTTGATCATCCAGTTCTTTATACGGCGTTCTGATTCACGCGAGAACCGCCTAGCAAGCTACATCGCCAAAGCAGAAAATGCAATTGCCAAAGCCATGATCTACGTTGATGCCGAAAATGGAACATTTGAAGATCTGTCCGTTATGCCGATGCCATTCCCAAAGACCGGCAAGCTAGAAAATCTCGAACAAGGTTTCATCAGGTGCAACGACGATTTACAAAATGGAGAAGAATTTAAATCCTTTTTTGAAAACGTGATCAAAGAACGCAAGGTCCTTGCCCATATACCAAGCGTTGTATTCTGTAGCCCCCAACCCAATGGAACAAAAGAGTTCATCACGATGGTCTATATTCCGGTCGAGGTAAAATCGGACCTCGTTTACAAAGGCATTATTTTATTCAGAAACATCACTGCAGAAAAATCAAAGGAAATAGAAGCCAACAAGAAACTCACTCAAGCCCTGGCCGCCGCCCGCGACGCAAGTAAGGCCAAAACGACGTTCCTGTTTAATATGTCTCATGACATCCGCACACCGATGAACGCCGTAACAGGCTTTACCGCAATGGCCAAGAAACATATAGACGAACCAGAAATGATCAAGAGGTATCTTGAAAAAATCGATGTCGCCAGCCATCAGTTGCTATCGCTTGTAAACCAGGTTCTCGAAATGTCGCGTATCGAATCAGGAAAGATCCTCCTCAACAACCAGAAATGCGACCTTGAAAGCATTATAATGGCTTTGTCTACAACTTACGGTTCACACGCAGAAACAAAGGGGATTACGTTTGTCGCTACCGTTGCAAATATAGAACACCGGTATGTATTCATTGATAGCGACCGCATCAACCAGATTGCCGCAAACATCATTGGAAATGCAATCAAATACACTAAAGAAGACGGTTCCATCACATGCACACTTAACGAGCATCCTTGTGAACGAGAAGGATATGGCAACTATACATTGACCGTAGAAGACTCGGGCATCGGCATAAGTTCAGACTTTTTAAACCATATCTTCGATGAATTCGCCCGTGAAAATTCTACGACAGTAAGCCATATTCAGGGAACGGGCCTGGGCATGACTATCGTGAAGAAGCTCACCGATATTATGGGCGGAACGATTTCTATCGAATCGGAAAAAGGCCATGGTACAAAAATTTCTGTCACCATCCCCATGAAATGGTGTAATGAAGACAAGCCTGTCGTGATTGACCAGAAAAAAGTGGAAACGATCCCGCTTAAGGGCATGAAAGTTTTGCTTGTCGAAGACAACGAAATGAACCGAGAAATCGCAGAAGAGCTTCTGATGGAAAAAGGGATTATTGTCGATTGCGCAGAGGACGGAGACATTGCCGTCGAAAAAATCCGCAAGTCAGCCCCTGGCGAGTACGAACTCGTCCTGATGGATGTTCAAATGCCGCGCATGAACGGCTATGAAGCCACAAAACAGATTCGTTTGCTAAAAGATCCGAAAAAATCACGCATTCCAATCATCGCCATGACGGCAAACGCGTTTGAAGAAGACCGGAAAAATGCGTTTGATGCGGGCATGAACGGGCACCTGGCAAAGCCTATCGAAGTACAAAAACTTATCCAAACGCTTACGGAATTCAAACAAAATTGA
- a CDS encoding M3 family oligoendopeptidase — MSKRNFVPENFNPDDVKETSKLYRALLQRDIPVNVDKLRQWILDWSELESVFGEVSSRRYVAMTCDTRDEKAAKAYADFVENIQPLMIEYDDKLNRKLMAHPSKDALKGEFGEWLKGVQVSLDLFSPDNIPLETEENKAIQAYQKITGGMSVEFDGEVKTMQQLGAYMEKTDRSLRERAWRAMWERRLQDKDALDQSYDKLFSIRKQIAKNSHCKDFIDYIFLAKHRFDYTPADCEAFHESIEKFVLPLQKEMYKRRAKKMGLDRLRPWDLDVDPLSRPPLKPYQSGDELIEKVDSIFESIHAQAGKWAREMQAKKLIDPDSRLGKAPGGYQIGFDESRLPFIFMNSANTDRDIYTLLHESGHSFHQFALANQPIFAYRDVPAEFAEVASMSMELIGMSNLKPFYGDNHEAIVRSTEGELADVIWLFPWVASIDSFQHRLYNFPTHTAEDRSDIWSEIMDRYDAGVDYSGLEAVRRNLWQKQLHLFECPFYYIEYGIAQIGALQVWANFKKDPQKAIDDLFKAESLGSSRPIPELFATANIKFDFTPKTLEPLMQVVWDELSKL, encoded by the coding sequence ATGTCAAAACGCAACTTTGTTCCGGAAAATTTTAATCCGGATGATGTAAAAGAAACTTCAAAATTATATCGCGCTCTTTTACAGCGTGATATTCCAGTAAATGTAGACAAGCTCCGTCAATGGATTTTAGACTGGAGCGAACTGGAATCGGTTTTTGGTGAAGTTAGTTCTCGCCGCTACGTCGCTATGACATGTGATACACGTGACGAAAAAGCGGCGAAAGCCTATGCTGACTTTGTTGAAAACATTCAGCCATTGATGATCGAATACGACGACAAGCTGAACCGCAAGTTAATGGCTCATCCGTCCAAGGATGCCCTCAAGGGAGAATTTGGCGAATGGCTTAAAGGCGTTCAAGTTTCGTTAGACTTGTTTTCTCCGGACAATATCCCTCTAGAAACCGAAGAAAACAAGGCCATTCAAGCTTATCAGAAAATAACTGGTGGCATGAGCGTCGAATTCGATGGCGAAGTCAAGACAATGCAGCAATTGGGCGCATACATGGAAAAGACAGACCGTTCTTTACGTGAACGCGCCTGGCGAGCTATGTGGGAACGCCGCCTCCAGGACAAAGATGCGTTAGACCAATCCTACGACAAGCTCTTCAGCATTCGCAAACAGATTGCCAAGAACTCACACTGCAAAGATTTCATCGATTACATATTCCTTGCAAAGCACCGCTTTGACTATACTCCCGCCGACTGCGAAGCTTTCCACGAAAGCATCGAGAAATTTGTTCTGCCGTTGCAGAAGGAAATGTACAAGCGCCGCGCCAAGAAGATGGGGCTCGACCGTTTACGCCCATGGGACTTGGATGTTGACCCGCTGAGCAGGCCGCCTCTCAAGCCGTACCAGAGCGGAGACGAGCTGATTGAAAAAGTCGATTCCATTTTCGAAAGCATTCACGCGCAAGCCGGCAAGTGGGCCCGTGAAATGCAGGCAAAAAAGCTTATCGATCCAGATTCCAGACTGGGCAAGGCCCCGGGCGGATACCAGATCGGTTTTGACGAAAGCCGCCTCCCCTTCATTTTCATGAACTCCGCCAATACGGACCGTGACATCTACACGCTGTTGCACGAATCTGGACACTCGTTCCATCAGTTTGCACTCGCGAACCAGCCGATATTCGCCTACCGCGATGTTCCCGCTGAATTTGCCGAAGTTGCAAGCATGAGTATGGAACTCATCGGCATGTCGAATCTGAAACCGTTCTACGGTGACAATCACGAAGCGATTGTCCGCAGCACCGAAGGCGAACTTGCCGACGTGATTTGGCTGTTCCCGTGGGTAGCAAGCATCGACAGCTTCCAGCACCGTCTGTACAACTTCCCGACGCATACCGCCGAAGACCGCAGCGATATCTGGAGCGAAATCATGGACCGCTACGATGCCGGTGTGGATTACAGCGGGCTTGAAGCTGTCCGCCGCAACCTGTGGCAAAAGCAACTTCATTTGTTCGAATGCCCGTTCTATTACATAGAATATGGCATCGCGCAGATTGGCGCTTTGCAGGTCTGGGCAAACTTCAAGAAGGATCCGCAGAAGGCCATCGACGACTTGTTCAAGGCCGAAAGCCTGGGCAGCAGCCGTCCGATTCCAGAACTCTTCGCTACTGCAAACATCAAGTTCGATTTCACGCCTAAAACGCTGGAACCCTTGATGCAAGTGGTCTGGGATGAGCTAAGTAAGTTGTAG